From Pseudorasbora parva isolate DD20220531a chromosome 25, ASM2467924v1, whole genome shotgun sequence, one genomic window encodes:
- the enc2 gene encoding kelch-like protein 25 isoform X1 — MQTPPQILTVSACAWVSSFCRFRDIGTSENLDVLEKMSVSVHENRKSRTSTGSMNISLFHKPSHPDSVLTHLNTLRKQCMFTDVTLWAGDRSFPCHRAVLAACSRYFEAMFSGGLRESLDNEVNFRDSVHPEVLELLLDFAYSSRVIINEENAESLLEAGDMLQFHDIRDAAAEFLEKNLHASNCLGMMLLSDAHQCKRLYELSWRMCLIHFETLRDTEDFCGLSKDKLLDLILSDELEVEDEQIVFNAVMRWVRYDLDSRRDYLPELLRGLRLALLPSECLIEAVACEELVMSDKRSRQIVDEAMQCKKKILQNDGVVTSPCARPRKAGHTLLILGGQTFMCDKIYQVDHKAKEIIPKSDLPSPRKEFSACAIGCKVYVTGGRGSENGVSKDVWIYDTVHEEWSKGAPMLIARFGHGSAELENCLYVVGGHTAIAGVFPASPSVSLKQVERYDPLTNKWTMMAPLRDGVSNAAVVSAKLKLFVFGGTTIHRDKASKVQCYDPVENRWTIAAECPQPWRYTAAAVLGSQIFIMGGDTEFTAASAYRFDCETNQWTRVGDMTSKRMSCHAVASGNKLYVVGGYFGTQRCKTLDCYDPTSDSWNSITTVPYSLIPTAFVSTWKHLPA; from the coding sequence ttCGGGATATTGGAACCAGTGAAAATTTGGACGTGCTGGAAAAAATGTCAGTCAGCGTTCATGAGAACCGCAAGTCGAGGACGAGCACAGGCTCCATGAACATCTCGCTCTTCCACAAGCCCTCTCATCCAGACAGTGTGCTCACCCACCTCAATACCCTTCGCAAACAGTGCATGTTCACAGATGTAACACTATGGGCAGGCGACCGCTCCTTTCCCTGTCACAGAGCTGTACTTGCCGCTTGCAGTCGCTACTTTGAAGCTATGTTCAGCGGTGGCCTCCGCGAAAGCCTTGACAATGAGGTTAACTTTCGTGACAGTGTTCACCCAGAAGTTCTGGAGCTGCTGTTGGACTTTGCTTACTCCTCGCGCGTCATCATCAATGAGGAGAATGCAGAGTCCCTTCTCGAGGCTGGAGATATGCTGCAGTTTCATGATATCCGTGATGCAGCAGCAGAATTTTTGGAGAAGAATTTGCACGCATCAAACTGCTTGGGGATGATGCTGCTCTCTGACGCTCATCAGTGCAAGCGCCTTTATGAGCTGTCATGGAGAATGTGCCTCATTCACTTCGAGACCCTTCGAGACACTGAAGACTTCTGCGGCCTCTCGAAAGACAAGCTTTTGGATCTCATCCTTAGTGATGAGCTGGAGGTCGAAGATGAACAGATTGTGTTCAATGCGGTCATGCGCTGGGTTAGGTATGACCTAGACAGCCGCAGAGACTATCTTCCTGAACTGCTGCGAGGACTACGGCTCGCGTTGTTACCCTCGGAATGCCTCATTGAGGCCGTCGCATGTGAGGAACTTGTGATGTCGGATAAAAGGAGCCGACAGATCGTCGACGAGGCCATGCAGTGCAAGAAAAAGATTCTGCAGAATGACGGCGTCGTCACTAGCCCCTGCGCTAGGCCTCGCAAAGCTGGGCACACGCTTCTCATTCTTGGGGGTCAGACGTTTATGTGTGATAAGATCTACCAAGTGGACCACAAAGCAAAAGAGATCATCCCTAAATCAGATCTTCCCAGTCCCAGGAAGGAGTTCAGTGCATGTGCCATTGGCTGCAAAGTTTACGTTACAGGAGGTAGGGGGTCGGAAAATGGAGTGTCGAAGGATGTTTGGATATATGACACGGTGCATGAAGAATGGTCGAAAGGTGCACCGATGCTAATTGCACGTTTTGGACATGGCTCGGCTGAACTTGAAAATTGCCTTTATGTTGTGGGGGGTCACACTGCTATAGCAGGTGTCTTCCCAGCCTCCCCTTCAGTATCTCTTAAACAGGTTGAGCGGTATGACCCGTTAACCAACAAATGGACAATGATGGCACCACTTAGGGATGGTGTCAGCAATGCAGCGGTGGTCAGTGCCAAGCTAAAACTCTTTGTGTTTGGTGGAACAACCATCCACAGGGACAAGGCCTCAAAGGTCCAGTGCTATGACCCTGTAGAGAACCGCTGGACCATTGCTGCTGAGTGCCCGCAACCCTGGAGGTACACCGCCGCTGCCGTTCTCGGCAGTCAGATATTCATAATGGGCGGTGACACGGAGTTCACAGCAGCATCCGCCTACCGATTTGATTGCGAGACCAATCAATGGACACGTGTAGGTGACATGACTTCTAAAAGAATGAGCTGCCATGCTGTGGCCTCTGGTAATAAACTCTATGTGGTCGGCGGGTACTTCGGTACACAGCGGTGTAAAACCTTGGATTGTTACGATCCGACGTCAGATAGCTGGAACAGTATCACTACCGTGCCTTATTCGCTGATTCCAACTGCTTTTGTCAGCACCTGGAAACATCTTCCAGCATAG
- the enc2 gene encoding kelch-like protein 25 isoform X2 codes for MSVSVHENRKSRTSTGSMNISLFHKPSHPDSVLTHLNTLRKQCMFTDVTLWAGDRSFPCHRAVLAACSRYFEAMFSGGLRESLDNEVNFRDSVHPEVLELLLDFAYSSRVIINEENAESLLEAGDMLQFHDIRDAAAEFLEKNLHASNCLGMMLLSDAHQCKRLYELSWRMCLIHFETLRDTEDFCGLSKDKLLDLILSDELEVEDEQIVFNAVMRWVRYDLDSRRDYLPELLRGLRLALLPSECLIEAVACEELVMSDKRSRQIVDEAMQCKKKILQNDGVVTSPCARPRKAGHTLLILGGQTFMCDKIYQVDHKAKEIIPKSDLPSPRKEFSACAIGCKVYVTGGRGSENGVSKDVWIYDTVHEEWSKGAPMLIARFGHGSAELENCLYVVGGHTAIAGVFPASPSVSLKQVERYDPLTNKWTMMAPLRDGVSNAAVVSAKLKLFVFGGTTIHRDKASKVQCYDPVENRWTIAAECPQPWRYTAAAVLGSQIFIMGGDTEFTAASAYRFDCETNQWTRVGDMTSKRMSCHAVASGNKLYVVGGYFGTQRCKTLDCYDPTSDSWNSITTVPYSLIPTAFVSTWKHLPA; via the coding sequence ATGTCAGTCAGCGTTCATGAGAACCGCAAGTCGAGGACGAGCACAGGCTCCATGAACATCTCGCTCTTCCACAAGCCCTCTCATCCAGACAGTGTGCTCACCCACCTCAATACCCTTCGCAAACAGTGCATGTTCACAGATGTAACACTATGGGCAGGCGACCGCTCCTTTCCCTGTCACAGAGCTGTACTTGCCGCTTGCAGTCGCTACTTTGAAGCTATGTTCAGCGGTGGCCTCCGCGAAAGCCTTGACAATGAGGTTAACTTTCGTGACAGTGTTCACCCAGAAGTTCTGGAGCTGCTGTTGGACTTTGCTTACTCCTCGCGCGTCATCATCAATGAGGAGAATGCAGAGTCCCTTCTCGAGGCTGGAGATATGCTGCAGTTTCATGATATCCGTGATGCAGCAGCAGAATTTTTGGAGAAGAATTTGCACGCATCAAACTGCTTGGGGATGATGCTGCTCTCTGACGCTCATCAGTGCAAGCGCCTTTATGAGCTGTCATGGAGAATGTGCCTCATTCACTTCGAGACCCTTCGAGACACTGAAGACTTCTGCGGCCTCTCGAAAGACAAGCTTTTGGATCTCATCCTTAGTGATGAGCTGGAGGTCGAAGATGAACAGATTGTGTTCAATGCGGTCATGCGCTGGGTTAGGTATGACCTAGACAGCCGCAGAGACTATCTTCCTGAACTGCTGCGAGGACTACGGCTCGCGTTGTTACCCTCGGAATGCCTCATTGAGGCCGTCGCATGTGAGGAACTTGTGATGTCGGATAAAAGGAGCCGACAGATCGTCGACGAGGCCATGCAGTGCAAGAAAAAGATTCTGCAGAATGACGGCGTCGTCACTAGCCCCTGCGCTAGGCCTCGCAAAGCTGGGCACACGCTTCTCATTCTTGGGGGTCAGACGTTTATGTGTGATAAGATCTACCAAGTGGACCACAAAGCAAAAGAGATCATCCCTAAATCAGATCTTCCCAGTCCCAGGAAGGAGTTCAGTGCATGTGCCATTGGCTGCAAAGTTTACGTTACAGGAGGTAGGGGGTCGGAAAATGGAGTGTCGAAGGATGTTTGGATATATGACACGGTGCATGAAGAATGGTCGAAAGGTGCACCGATGCTAATTGCACGTTTTGGACATGGCTCGGCTGAACTTGAAAATTGCCTTTATGTTGTGGGGGGTCACACTGCTATAGCAGGTGTCTTCCCAGCCTCCCCTTCAGTATCTCTTAAACAGGTTGAGCGGTATGACCCGTTAACCAACAAATGGACAATGATGGCACCACTTAGGGATGGTGTCAGCAATGCAGCGGTGGTCAGTGCCAAGCTAAAACTCTTTGTGTTTGGTGGAACAACCATCCACAGGGACAAGGCCTCAAAGGTCCAGTGCTATGACCCTGTAGAGAACCGCTGGACCATTGCTGCTGAGTGCCCGCAACCCTGGAGGTACACCGCCGCTGCCGTTCTCGGCAGTCAGATATTCATAATGGGCGGTGACACGGAGTTCACAGCAGCATCCGCCTACCGATTTGATTGCGAGACCAATCAATGGACACGTGTAGGTGACATGACTTCTAAAAGAATGAGCTGCCATGCTGTGGCCTCTGGTAATAAACTCTATGTGGTCGGCGGGTACTTCGGTACACAGCGGTGTAAAACCTTGGATTGTTACGATCCGACGTCAGATAGCTGGAACAGTATCACTACCGTGCCTTATTCGCTGATTCCAACTGCTTTTGTCAGCACCTGGAAACATCTTCCAGCATAG